A region from the Aphis gossypii isolate Hap1 chromosome 1, ASM2018417v2, whole genome shotgun sequence genome encodes:
- the LOC126549320 gene encoding thioredoxin-like: protein MQIHANYMLNIGAKISNISKWAGLAQRTSQYANPVYQPPPPLNVEMVQLITKAADLATTLSNAGDNLVIIDFFSNWCGSCKSMDPCINKLAKEYPHVVMLKFDVSVNEETEQVSND from the coding sequence ATGCAAATTCATGCTAATTACATGCTAAATATTGGTGCaaaaatttccaatatttcaaaatgggCCGGGCTGGCGCAACGTACGTCCCAATACGCTAACCCGGTGTaccagccgccgccgccgctaaaCGTCGAGATGGTTCAACTCATCACCAAAGCCGCCGATTTGGCAACTACATTATCTAATGCCGGAGACAATTTAGTCATCATcgactttttttcaaattggtGTGGTTCATGCAAGTCAATGGATCCGTGCATTAATAAACTGGCCAAGGAGTACCCTCATGTAGTCatgttaaaatttgatgttAGTGTAAACGAAGAAACCGAACAAGTAtctaatgactaa
- the LOC126549321 gene encoding thioredoxin-2-like, translating to MVQLITKAADLATTLSNAGDNLVIIDFFSNWCGSCKSMDPCINKLAKEYPHVVMLKFDVSVNEEPNKYLMTNEYNIKFMPTFVFLRSKFWRQSCKFMRMAC from the coding sequence ATGGTTCAACTCATCACCAAAGCCGCCGATTTGGCAACTACATTATCTAATGCCGGAGACAATTTAGTCATCATcgactttttttcaaattggtGTGGTTCATGCAAGTCAATGGATCCGTGCATTAATAAACTGGCCAAGGAGTACCCTCATGTAGTCatgttaaaatttgatgttAGTGTAAACGAAGAACCGAACAAGTAtctaatgactaatgagtataatatcaaatttatgcCAACATTCGTCTTCCTAAGATCAAAATTCTGGCGACAGTCGTGCAAATTCATGCGAATGGCGTGCTAA